The Macrococcoides canis genome has a window encoding:
- a CDS encoding type II toxin-antitoxin system RelB/DinJ family antitoxin, which translates to MVKSSTITLRVDKELKEDADKVLKSLGITISTAFDMYLQQIVLTNSIPFELKLPEDKVSKNEIHSLISEALEEYEFTQKTTSLEEVKRKYDNGTNDV; encoded by the coding sequence ATGGTTAAATCTAGTACGATTACTTTGAGAGTAGATAAGGAATTAAAAGAAGATGCCGATAAAGTTCTGAAATCATTAGGAATCACTATCTCAACTGCATTTGATATGTATTTGCAACAAATTGTCTTAACTAATAGTATTCCGTTCGAATTAAAATTACCTGAAGACAAGGTATCTAAAAATGAAATTCATAGTTTGATATCTGAGGCACTGGAAGAATATGAATTTACTCAAAAAACAACTTCTTTAGAAGAAGTCAAAAGAAAATACGACAATGGAACAAATGACGTATGA
- a CDS encoding PH domain-containing protein, producing the protein MGLFDELMGNSSEKNVEDVQTEFQDYLLEDEEVEASFILIRDLFVFTNKRILIVDKQGYSGEKIEFITIPYKNIRAFSVENAGRFDIDAELKLFVAGIQMPIVKLFNKDTDIVKLQKLIAKRLLN; encoded by the coding sequence ATGGGATTATTTGATGAATTAATGGGCAATTCTAGCGAAAAGAATGTTGAAGATGTTCAAACTGAATTTCAAGATTATTTGCTTGAAGATGAAGAAGTCGAAGCGAGCTTTATTCTGATTCGTGATTTGTTTGTGTTTACTAATAAACGTATTTTAATCGTTGATAAACAAGGATATTCAGGTGAGAAGATTGAGTTTATTACAATACCATATAAAAATATTAGAGCATTCAGCGTAGAAAATGCAGGTCGATTTGATATCGACGCAGAATTAAAATTATTTGTTGCAGGCATTCAAATGCCAATCGTTAAATTATTTAATAAAGATACTGATATCGTGAAGTTACAAAAATTAATAGCGAAAAGATTACTTAACTAG